From the genome of Salvelinus sp. IW2-2015 unplaced genomic scaffold, ASM291031v2 Un_scaffold6151, whole genome shotgun sequence:
ggagtgggatcgatttggaggtggagggtccgttcattgtctgggcggtgtgtcacagcatcatcggactgagcttgttgtcattgcaggcaatctcaacgctatgcgttacagggaagaatcctccctccctcatgtggtacccttcctgcaggctcatcctgacatgatcctccagcatgacaatgccaccagccatactgctagttctgtgcatgatttcctgcaagacaggaatgtcagtgtttctgcCATGGCAAGcgaaagagcccggatctcaatcccattgagcacgtctgtggacctgttggatcggaggtgaggaaatgtccggaacttgcagtggccttggtggaagagtggggtaacatctcacagcaagaactggcaaatcttggtgcagtccatgaggaggagatgcactgcagtacttaatgcagctggtgaccacaccagatactgactgttacttttgattttgaccccctttgttcaggcaacattattccatgtctgttatccacatgtctgtggaacttattcagtttatgtctcagttgttgaatcttgttatgttcatacaaatacttacacatgttaagtttgctgaaaataacgcagttgacagtgagaggacgtttatttttttgctgagtttatgttttaGTATGAAAACTGAATTTAGGAACGCACCCTATGTCTTGATCTCTGGGATCAGGAGAAGCACATAGAGGTGATGCACTATAGATCTTTCAGACCACAGGTTATGGTTTTCCATTCAGTTGCCGTCCCTTTAAGTCCCGGATAACTTGATCAtgaagtgaactatccctttaagtcccGGATAACTGGGATCAtgaagtgaactatccctttaagtcccGGATACTGGGATCATGAAGTGAACTATCCCCTTTAAACCCACAGTGATTATAGCAgtcaactatccctttaagtcccGGATAACTGTGATCAtgaagtgaactatccctttaaggtccCGGATAACTGTGATCATGAAGTGAACACTATCCTTAAGTCCCCGATAACTGTGATCAtgaagtgaactatccctttaagtcccGGATAACTGTGATCAtgaagtgaactatccctttaaagtccTGGATAACTGTGATCATGaaggaactatccctttaagtacaCAGTGATTATAGAGTGACTGTCCCTTTTAAACCCACAGTGATTATAGATTGGACATGTCCCTTTAAACCCACAATGATATAAGtgactgtccctttaaacccACAGTGATTATAGAGTGGGCGTCCCTTTAAACCCACAGGTGATTATAGATTCGGACTGTCACCTTTAAACCCACAGTGATTATAGAGTGGACTGTCCCTTTAAACCCACAGACAGTGATTATAGAGTGGACTGTCCCTTTAAACCCACAGTGATTATAGAGTGACTGTCCCTTAAACCCACAGTGATTATAGATGGGACTGTCACCTTTTAAACCCACAGTGATTATAGAGTGGAGTGGACTGTCCCTTTAAACCCACAGTGATTATAGATTGGACTGTCCCTTTAAACCCACAGTGATTATAgagtgaactgtccctttaaacccACAGTGATTATAGATTGGACTGTCCCTTTAAACCCACAGTGATTATAgagtgaactgtccctttaagccCTATATAACAGGTAGTAGAGAGCCCTAGGTTATAGCCTTATGTAGATGGAGCAGTTCTTGTGTTATAGTCTGTTATAACCTGTTATAGTCTGTTATAGTCTATTATAATCTGTTATAGTGTGTTATAACCTGTTATAGTCTGATATAGTCTGTTATAGTCTGTTATAGTGTGTTATAACCTGTTATAGTCTGTTATAGTCTGTTATAGTGTGTTATAACCTGTTATAGTCTGTTATAGTctgttatagtgtgttatagcctgttataatgtgttataacCTGTTATAGCCTGTTATAAGCTGGTATAGTATGTtatagtaggccgtcattgtaaataagaatttgttcttaactgacttgcctagttaaataaaggtaaaaaaaaataataataataataataaatactataaaatataaaaaattcttACATAGCAGGAACAGTTCCTGCATCCGTCTGTCCATCCCTCGTCCTCCCTGTACAGCACTCCATTCATACTGCAGCTCCTCTCACAGTAACAACCATCCAGACCCTGCATCTTCTCCTCCGCACGCGACAGctgcacacacaccaaaacaaagaTACAGAgttactgtgcgtgtgtgtgtgtgtgtgtgtcagtctacagtatgtgcacacacacattgtttggGGTCAATAGCCCATTGTTACGGTCTGCTTTTTAACTAATTATTTATTCAACAACCCAGTGGTGCAGGACAAGGGAACCAGAGCCCAGTAAACCACATGGTGACAGAGATGCTCCATGCACTGTAGTAAAGAACAGTAAATGGATGTTCCCTCACTTACCGTCTGTGTGAATGATTCATACACTTACGCCTTGTACACTGGCAGAGCATCAGGCGGTGGTGTACACGGCTGAGCAGCTGTCCACAGCTACACCattactctacactactctactgtaCATTACACAACGTAGGACTTGTAAGAACAGCTAGCATGTCGACCAGAGAGACACAACAYAATCTCAATCGTCTTCAAGTGGCTTCCTCYCCTCTCCTYTCCCCttcagatcaatgcagatgaaggaaagaagacaaggagaggaaaccactGTAGACGATTGAGGCACCCATTGTGTTATGCTATCGTACCTTGCTGGAGGTCTTGGCTAAGACATCCTGCAGCTCCATGATCTTCTGTACCAGCCCATGGAAGTCATTGCAGGTGGGGCAGGCTATAACACAGGTAAGTCATGGTAATGTAATGTTGGCATGATAGTTCCATTGTCAATGTCCATGTCACTGTACTGGCAAGCATATTAGAGCTATACTGTAACTGCATGTGTAGCTGATGTTGCCTTTTGTGGGCATCTCATTATAGATGCAGAGTTTCCAGACTTTTATAGTGGCTGTACAATAATGTACATGTCAGCATGTTAACTTCAGAGTTTCCAGACTTTTATAGGTACTAAATGTAACTGTTCTCTTACTGCGGTTGAGGTCTGGACACTGGGAGATGTAGCCTTGAGGCATGACGACCAGCTGAACATCCTGCATTATACCCTGTAGAGACAGTAAGAtacgggaggagggagagaaagggagaaggggagagagggagagaaagcgagaaggggagagagggagagaaagggagaaggggagagagtttGAGACagaataacagagagagaaagggaggagagagagagaagttgagacagaatgacagagagcaaaagggaggagagagagagagagagtgggagaggttGACCTCAGATCATATCTATGCAGGATGAGTTAGTCTAGCTGAGCTCCATGAGTGTGTGACGTTAGCTGACAGTTGGAAACCTTAGAAGCTGATGAGACAGAGGTACAGAACCAGCTACCTGACAGTTGGAATCACTAGAAGCTGATGGACAAACAGAACCAGCTACCTGACAGTTAGAATCACTAGAAGCTGATGGACAGAGTACAGAACCAGCTACCTGACAGTTGGAATCACTAGAAGCTGATGAGACAGAGGTACAGAACCAGCTACCTGACAGTTGGAATCACTAGAAGCTGATGGACAGAGGAACAGAACCAGCTACCTGACAGTTAGAATCACTAGAAGCTGATGGACAGAGGTACAAACCAGCTACCTGACAGTTGGAATCACTAGAAGCTGATGAGACAGAGGTACAGAACCAGCTACCTGACAGTTGGAATCACTAGAAGCTGAATGACAGAACAGAACCAGCACCTGACAGTTAGAATCACTAGAAGCTGATGGACAGAGGTACAGAACCAGCTACCTGACAGTTAAGAATCACTAGAAGCTGATGACAGAGACAGAAACCAGCTACCTGACAGTGAGAATCACTAGAAGCTGATGGACAGAGGTACAGAACCAGCTACCTGACAGTTGGAATCACTAGAAGCTGATGAGACAAGGTACAGAACCAGCTACCTGACAGTTAGAATCACTAGAGGCTGATGAGACAGACGTACAGAACCAGCTACCTGACAGTTGGAATCACTAGAAGCTGATGAGACAGAGTACAGAACCAGCTACCTGACAGTTGAATCACTAGAAGCTGATGAGACAGAGTACAGAACCAGCTACCTGACAGTTGGAATCACTAGAAGCTGATGACAGACGTACAGAACCAGCTACCTGACAGTTTTGAATCACTAGAAGCTGATGGACAGACGTACAGAACCAGCTACCTGACAGTTGGAATCACTAGAAGCTGATGACAGACGTACAGAACCAGCTACCTGACAGTTGGAATCACTAGAAGCTGATGGACAGACGTACAGAACCAGCTACCTGACAGTTGAATCACTAGAAGCTGATGACACAGAGTACAACCAGCTACCTGACATTTGGAATCACTAGAAGCTGATGACACAGAGGTACAGACCAGCTACCTGACATTGGAATCACTAGAAGCTGATGACAGACGTACAACCAGCATCTGACAGTTGGAATCACTAGAAGCTGATGGACAGACGTACAGAACCAGTACTGACAGTTGGAATCACTAGAAGCTGATGGACAGACGTACAGAACCAGCTACCTGACAGTTGGAATCACTAGAAGCTGATGGACAGACGTACAGAACCAGCTACCTGACAGTTGGAATCACTAGAAGCTGATGGACAGAGGTACAAACCAGCTACCTGACAGTTGGAATCACTAGAAGCTGATGGACAGAGGTACAGAACCAGCTACCTGACAGTTGGAATCACTAGAAGCTGATGAGACAGACGTACGGAAACCAGCTACCTGACAGTTGGAATCACTAGAAGCTGATGAGACAGAGTACAGAACCAGCTACCTGACAATTGGAATCACTAGAAGCTGATGGACAGAGTACACACCAGCTACCTGACAGTTGGAATCACTAGAAGCTGATGGACAGACTTACAGAACCAGCTACCTGACAGTTGGAATCACTAGAAGCTGATGACAGACGTACAGAACCAGCTACCTACAGTTGGAATCACTAGAAGCTGATGACACAGAGTACAAACCACTACCTCACATTGGAATCACTAGAAGCTGATGACACAGAGGTACAGAACCAGCTACCTGACAGTTGGAATCACTAGAAGCTGATGACACAGAGGTACAGAACCAGCTACCTGACAGTTGGAATCACTAGAAGCTGATGAGACAGAGGTACAGAACCAGCACCTGACAGTTGGAATACTAGAGCTGATGAGACAGAACGGTACAGAAACCAGCTACCTGACAGTTGGAATCACTAGAAGCTGATGGACAGACGTACAAACAGCTACCTGACAGTTGGATCACTAGAAGCTGATGGACAGACGCACAGAACCAGCTACCTGACAGGAATCACTAGAAGCGATGGACAGAGGTACAAACAGCTGTGGTTTTGGAGATGACGGATCCACTGTTCCAAACTGATGTGATGAAAGGCTTTGTGTTCACACCCTGAGCTGTTTctcctgtctttgtgcttgtctcccaCCCCTTCAGGTGTCGCCAATCTTCCCTCATTCATCCAGttgtttatacctgtgttctctgtttgtctgttgccagttttttgttttgttttcaagcctaccagcattgttcccgtgctcctgtctgtctctagttcctgtttttgACCATTCtccctgccctgagcctgcctgctgttctgtaccttgtcataccaccctggattactgacctctgccctgagcctgcctgctgttctgtaccttgtcacacccaccctggattactgacctctgccctgagcctgcctgctgttctgtaccttgtcacaccacctggattactgacctctgccctgagcctgcctgctgttctgtaccttgtcacaacaccctggattactgacctctgccctgagcctgcctgctgttctgtaccttgtcacacccacctggattactgacctctgccctgagcctgcctgctgttcttgtaccttgtcacaccacctggattactgacctctgccctgagcctgcctgccgttctttACCTTTCAGACTGCTCTGGACTGGGGgagaaccctggcatagtgaCCGTATCTTGGTTTTAAACTCTTTAAATGGGCACTTACAATTTTTGCGGTATCCCAGACTCTGTGGATACATTTTTCTCGGTATTGAAACGTTTAGATGTATATTCGGAGAAAAAAGAACCCTCCCTACAATCATGTACCGAGATATATCTCATGGCTGGTTCCTGCACCGAGCCAGACTGGTAGTGTCAGAGGGAATGTCCATAGAGACGGATTTCTCATTTCACCCTCTCATATATATCCATATAGAGGACAAGAGACTGATAACAAGCTGATACTATACTGTTTTATACACAGACATACTGACAGGAGAGCATACTGAGTATTACAACAGAACATACTGGAGGATAGAATACTGTTATACACAGAACATACTGGAGGAAGAATACTGttttacacacaaaacatacgAGGAAGAATACTGTTTATACACAGAAACATACTGGAGGATAAAATACTGTTTATACACAGAACATACTGAGATAGAATACTGTGTATACACAGAACATACTGGAGGATAGAATACTGTTTTACACAGAAACATACTAGATAGAATACTGTTTATACACAGAACATACTGGAGGA
Proteins encoded in this window:
- the LOC112078735 gene encoding protein kinase C-binding protein NELL2a-like, with product MQDVQLVVMPQGYISQCPDLNRTCPTCNDFHGLVQKIMELQDVLAKTSSKLSRAEEKMQGLDGCYCERSCSMNGVLYREDEGWTDGCRNCSCYNGTVQCESISCPPPQCPPDSAPAYVPGTCCKECQRE